One Sagittula stellata E-37 genomic window carries:
- a CDS encoding cytochrome c oxidase subunit II has translation MNAGRLVLSAHHHRAAASVSVLFVAGLLIASPDRANAADLFSPIGPIMQDQSAHFLRAALIALVAVLPAMILLPIMLFRYRIGGSARYTPDWEFNKWFEAAIWGVPVLVICVLAFWLAQATLKLDPYQPLGDDPLEIDLVGTDFRYLAIYPDQQVAALDEIVIPTGRPVTFRLTTDTVMQSFLPNGFAGQIYAMPGMITKLNLAANREGEGLATQTQFNGYGFANMRVPMRAVSAAQFDAWVDGATGAPLDAESYARLVVKGDSAQEYHPATPELRPLADACLFDRVVARYHQGTAVPPEAQPGSPLYDPAKGALPTGACDTLLANGHFGMSQMNMAQTDTPTDPAGSGQ, from the coding sequence TCGTCCTTTCGGCGCACCACCACAGAGCTGCGGCGTCGGTGTCGGTCTTGTTCGTTGCGGGCCTGTTGATCGCCTCGCCGGACCGGGCCAATGCCGCTGATCTGTTCAGCCCCATCGGACCGATCATGCAGGATCAGTCGGCACACTTCCTCCGCGCCGCACTGATTGCTCTGGTGGCGGTTCTGCCTGCGATGATCCTCTTGCCGATCATGCTGTTTCGCTACCGAATTGGGGGGTCTGCGCGCTACACGCCCGACTGGGAGTTCAACAAGTGGTTCGAGGCCGCGATCTGGGGGGTGCCCGTCCTCGTGATCTGCGTTCTGGCGTTCTGGCTCGCACAGGCCACGCTCAAGCTGGATCCGTACCAACCTTTGGGGGACGACCCGCTTGAGATCGATCTTGTGGGCACCGATTTCCGTTATCTGGCGATCTACCCGGACCAACAGGTCGCGGCGCTGGACGAAATCGTCATCCCGACAGGCCGTCCCGTCACCTTCCGCCTGACCACGGACACGGTGATGCAGAGCTTTCTGCCGAACGGCTTTGCCGGGCAGATCTACGCGATGCCGGGGATGATCACCAAACTGAACCTGGCCGCCAATCGCGAGGGTGAAGGGTTGGCGACACAGACGCAGTTCAACGGCTACGGGTTCGCGAACATGCGTGTGCCGATGCGTGCCGTGTCGGCGGCACAGTTCGACGCCTGGGTCGATGGCGCCACGGGCGCGCCGCTGGATGCCGAAAGCTATGCCAGATTGGTTGTAAAGGGTGACAGCGCGCAGGAATACCACCCCGCCACGCCGGAGCTTCGGCCTTTGGCTGACGCCTGCCTCTTTGACCGCGTAGTGGCCCGCTATCATCAGGGCACTGCCGTGCCGCCAGAGGCACAGCCGGGAAGCCCCCTCTACGATCCTGCGAAAGGCGCCTTGCCCACTGGTGCCTGCGACACATTGCTGGCGAACGGCCATTTCGGAATGAGCCAGATGAACATGGCGCAAACAGACACCCCTACCGATCCCGCCGGGTCCGGCCAGTAG